The sequence AACCGGTGCTGCCGCGGAGCACGGTCAGAGTGTAGTTGCTGTGGGTGGCGCTGCTGCCGGCGCTCGCGATGATGATGGTGTAGGCGGTCGCGACGACGGCGCCGATGGTGCGAACCCCCGCGATGCCAGCAGAGGCGACGAGGTCGGAACCAACATTCGTCGTGGTTTGGGCAAGGTTGCCGTTCAGCAGGTAGGTATCGCCGAACTGGGTGGTCTGGGCGATGCGGGTGATCTCCTGCTGCAGGTTCTGGAACTCGGCCGTGATCTTGCTGCGCTCGTCGCTGGAGAGGGAGCCGTTGGCGGCCTGAACGGCGAGTTCGCGCATCCGCTGGAGGATGCTCTGGGTCTCGTCGAGTGCGCCCTCGGCGGTCTGGATCATGGAGATGCCGTCTTGGGCGTTGCGGATGGCTTGGCCGAGGCCGCGCACTTGGGCCTGCAGTTTCTGGCCGATGGCGAGGCCGGCGGCGTCATCGCCGGCGCGGTTGACGCGCTTGCCGGAGGAGAGACGCTCGAGCGCTTTCGAGAGGGCGTACCCTGATACTTGGAGGTTGCGTT comes from Dehalococcoidia bacterium and encodes:
- a CDS encoding flagellin; protein product: MRINTNVNSINAQRNLQVSGYALSKALERLSSGKRVNRAGDDAAGLAIGQKLQAQVRGLGQAIRNAQDGISMIQTAEGALDETQSILQRMRELAVQAANGSLSSDERSKITAEFQNLQQEITRIAQTTQFGDTYLLNGNLAQTTTNVGSDLVASAGIAGVRTIGAVVATAYTIIIASAGSSATHSNYTLTVLRGSTG